In Clostridium sp. DL-VIII, the following proteins share a genomic window:
- a CDS encoding HNH endonuclease: MKKCAYCGIELARQNKTKEHIIPHGLINLFPE; encoded by the coding sequence ATGAAAAAATGTGCATATTGTGGTATAGAATTAGCAAGACAAAATAAAACTAAAGAGCATATAATACCACACGGTTTAATTAATTTGTTTCCAGAGTAG
- a CDS encoding putrescine aminotransferase encodes MAQKEQVIEDLKKVIGYIKSDELTNEEKEKITKDTVNYFDNYVSPGWLKYRKSVSTNAAVVEWTDKGTYCTGLYGEEFIDCLGGFGIYTCGHRNDEILDVVKSQLDHQALHSQELLDPLRGYLAKAVADITPGDLEYCFFTNGGAEAVEMSLKLARIATGGRWYISTVGAFHGKSMGAISMGGKSTYRIPYSPMVQQVQHVEYGNADDMRKAIKNLVAVGEKVAAVIIEPIQGEAGIIIPPEGYLKEVREICDEYDVALIFDEIQTGMGRTGTMWRCEAEGVVPDIMTFGKAFGGGIMPITGIICKPKMWVQELIDNPWLLGSPTFGGNPVCCSAALATIKYMLENDVPGQCKEKGEYLKAGLEKLWGKYPEVIDEVRGTGLMLAVEFCESEVGYSVAKGMFKRGVMTAGTLVNAKCIRFEPAAVISKEDMDKVIERMDAALEDTKKEFNL; translated from the coding sequence ATGGCACAAAAAGAACAGGTTATTGAGGATTTAAAAAAAGTAATAGGATATATCAAAAGTGATGAACTAACAAATGAGGAAAAAGAAAAAATAACAAAAGATACAGTAAATTATTTTGATAATTATGTGAGTCCAGGCTGGTTAAAATATAGAAAATCAGTATCAACAAATGCGGCAGTTGTAGAATGGACTGATAAGGGAACATATTGTACAGGCTTATACGGAGAAGAATTTATAGATTGCCTAGGCGGCTTTGGAATTTATACATGTGGACATAGAAATGATGAGATACTTGATGTTGTAAAGTCACAGCTTGATCATCAAGCTTTACATTCACAAGAATTATTAGATCCTTTAAGAGGATATCTTGCAAAAGCAGTTGCAGATATTACTCCGGGAGATTTAGAATACTGTTTCTTCACAAATGGAGGTGCAGAAGCAGTAGAAATGTCATTAAAGCTTGCGAGAATTGCTACTGGCGGCAGATGGTATATTTCAACTGTTGGAGCTTTCCATGGTAAGTCAATGGGAGCTATCTCAATGGGAGGAAAAAGTACTTACAGAATACCGTATTCACCAATGGTACAGCAAGTACAGCATGTTGAATATGGCAATGCAGATGATATGAGAAAAGCTATAAAAAATCTCGTAGCTGTTGGAGAAAAAGTTGCAGCAGTTATAATAGAACCTATACAGGGTGAAGCAGGAATTATTATTCCGCCAGAAGGATATCTAAAGGAAGTTAGAGAAATATGTGATGAATATGATGTAGCATTGATTTTTGATGAAATCCAAACTGGTATGGGTAGGACAGGAACTATGTGGAGATGTGAAGCAGAAGGTGTAGTCCCTGATATAATGACTTTTGGTAAAGCTTTTGGTGGAGGAATAATGCCAATAACAGGTATTATATGCAAGCCTAAAATGTGGGTACAAGAATTGATAGATAATCCATGGCTGCTAGGTTCACCAACATTTGGAGGAAATCCAGTCTGCTGCTCAGCAGCACTTGCAACAATAAAATACATGCTGGAAAATGATGTGCCTGGACAATGTAAAGAAAAAGGAGAATATCTTAAAGCAGGATTAGAAAAATTATGGGGGAAATATCCTGAAGTAATTGATGAAGTAAGAGGAACAGGACTAATGCTTGCAGTAGAATTTTGTGAAAGTGAAGTAGGATATTCTGTTGCTAAAGGAATGTTCAAAAGAGGAGTCATGACAGCAGGAACTCTAGTAAACGCTAAATGCATTCGTTTTGAACCCGCAGCAGTAATTTCCAAAGAAGATATGGATAAGGTAATCGAAAGAATGGACGCAGCTTTAGAAGATACAAAAAAGGAATTTAATTTATAA
- a CDS encoding LuxR C-terminal-related transcriptional regulator, with protein MQNNEFLLINNIIYQIYSISDFDTMKITFLNLLKMLVPNTASSILMADHTNSKNLLCDPICMPEVYSDTEKNYLLNEDEDYTRWIMLSGQSLLIRESDLMPESERIKTTLYKKCYEPFGLHYSLQLNLVYNDVFLGVVTIYRTKGEGDFTSDEIFLVKAFSDHLNLSFYKHYTKNSKTSSSTSYSIAALASKYNLTNRESEILQLIFEDMNNDEIAEKLFISGYTLKKHIQNLYKKFNVSTKWNLLKFRDKS; from the coding sequence ATGCAGAACAATGAATTTCTCTTAATAAATAACATAATATATCAGATATATAGCATTTCTGATTTTGATACTATGAAAATTACATTCTTAAATTTACTTAAAATGTTGGTTCCAAACACTGCCTCCAGCATATTAATGGCTGATCATACTAATTCAAAAAACTTACTTTGCGATCCAATTTGCATGCCCGAGGTTTACTCAGATACTGAAAAAAATTATCTTTTAAATGAAGATGAAGATTATACCCGATGGATTATGTTAAGTGGACAATCTCTTCTCATCCGTGAAAGTGACTTAATGCCTGAAAGTGAGAGAATAAAAACGACACTATATAAAAAATGTTATGAACCTTTTGGACTTCATTATTCTTTACAATTAAATCTAGTATATAATGATGTTTTTCTAGGAGTGGTTACAATTTATCGTACTAAAGGAGAAGGGGATTTTACGTCTGATGAGATATTTCTGGTAAAAGCTTTTAGTGATCATTTAAATCTTAGCTTTTACAAGCATTATACAAAGAATTCAAAAACTTCTTCCAGCACATCTTATTCAATAGCTGCTCTTGCTTCCAAATATAATTTAACCAATCGCGAATCCGAGATATTACAGCTTATTTTTGAAGATATGAATAACGATGAAATTGCTGAAAAACTATTTATAAGTGGATATACTTTAAAAAAACATATTCAGAATCTATATAAAAAATTCAATGTATCAACTAAATGGAATTTATTAAAATTCAGAGATAAATCATAA
- a CDS encoding aldehyde dehydrogenase family protein has product MEIKKMYINGEWMEAISKKTRDVINPANGQVIAKTTEGGVEDTKAAIAAAKESFYGKGEWRRMNAQARADILLQIADKIAEKRDRFAMLDTIDNGKPLREAEGDIDDGIHCFRYYAGLITKPYGGVYDVNDGFGQMHSYTVHEPVGVCGQITPWNYPFLMAVWKLAPAIAAGNSVVFKPSSNTPLSTIELFQIFDEVGLPKGCVNLVLGSGGTVGQEIAESNDVDMITFTGSTEVGQSIAKAAARNLKKVGLELGGKSPNVIFADADFEGAVEWAMIGIFFNQGEVCSAGSRIIIEESIKDKFVARLAERANAITIGNPVNNPDMGPLVSKEHMETVLKYIEIGREEGATLVCGGERYTEGECAEGYYIRPTIFDNCTSDMTIVKEEIFGPVVTIQTFKTEEEAIALANDTIYGLAGAVFTCDGTRALRVIKEIRAGITWINCYNPTFNEAPWGGYKMSGYGRELGIHGLEEYQEIKQININLTPGPIGWYEH; this is encoded by the coding sequence ATGGAAATTAAAAAGATGTATATAAATGGTGAATGGATGGAGGCAATTTCAAAGAAGACAAGAGATGTTATAAATCCGGCAAATGGACAAGTAATTGCTAAAACAACAGAAGGCGGAGTTGAAGATACTAAAGCAGCTATTGCAGCTGCTAAAGAGTCCTTTTATGGAAAAGGAGAATGGAGAAGAATGAATGCACAGGCTCGTGCGGATATTCTTTTGCAAATTGCTGATAAAATAGCAGAAAAAAGAGATAGATTTGCAATGCTTGATACTATAGATAATGGAAAACCACTCCGTGAAGCAGAAGGCGATATTGATGATGGAATTCACTGCTTTAGATATTATGCTGGGTTAATAACAAAACCATATGGAGGCGTTTATGATGTAAATGATGGCTTTGGGCAGATGCATTCATATACGGTTCATGAACCAGTAGGTGTATGTGGACAGATAACACCTTGGAATTATCCATTTTTAATGGCAGTTTGGAAATTAGCGCCAGCAATTGCAGCAGGCAATAGTGTCGTATTTAAGCCAAGCTCAAACACTCCTTTATCAACTATTGAATTATTTCAAATATTTGATGAAGTTGGGCTTCCAAAAGGCTGCGTTAATTTAGTTTTGGGGTCAGGTGGAACTGTAGGGCAGGAGATAGCAGAAAGCAATGATGTAGATATGATTACTTTTACAGGCAGTACAGAAGTTGGCCAGAGTATTGCTAAGGCGGCTGCTAGAAATCTTAAGAAAGTAGGGTTAGAACTTGGAGGAAAATCACCAAATGTTATTTTTGCAGATGCAGATTTTGAAGGTGCTGTAGAATGGGCTATGATTGGAATTTTCTTTAATCAGGGTGAAGTATGTTCAGCAGGCTCACGCATAATTATTGAAGAGTCCATAAAAGATAAATTCGTAGCACGTCTTGCAGAAAGAGCAAATGCAATTACTATAGGCAATCCAGTAAATAATCCTGATATGGGACCACTAGTTTCAAAAGAGCATATGGAAACAGTATTAAAATATATTGAAATAGGCAGAGAAGAAGGCGCAACTTTAGTTTGTGGCGGTGAGAGATATACTGAAGGTGAATGTGCAGAAGGATATTATATTAGACCAACTATCTTTGATAACTGCACTTCAGATATGACCATTGTAAAAGAAGAAATTTTCGGACCAGTAGTAACTATTCAAACTTTTAAGACAGAAGAAGAAGCTATAGCTTTAGCAAATGACACAATATATGGATTGGCAGGAGCAGTATTTACTTGTGATGGAACAAGAGCATTAAGGGTAATAAAAGAAATTCGTGCAGGAATCACATGGATAAACTGCTACAATCCAACTTTCAATGAAGCGCCTTGGGGTGGATATAAGATGAGTGGATACGGAAGAGAATTAGGTATCCATGGATTAGAAGAATATCAAGAAATAAAACAAATAAATATTAATTTAACACCAGGCCCAATAGGCTGGTATGAACACTAA
- a CDS encoding amidohydrolase family protein, which produces MYDNGIPGHPQDAGTYPRFFRTMVKEQDRLTLIEAINRCTYMPAKRLGLENKGIIDVGADADILIFDPDLIEDKSMYPCFGPTDLRPEGIEYVFINGVITVKGKEVLDVNAGNVIKDKCEFWKWD; this is translated from the coding sequence ATGTATGATAATGGAATTCCAGGTCATCCTCAAGATGCTGGAACCTATCCAAGATTCTTTAGGACTATGGTAAAAGAGCAGGACAGGCTTACGCTTATAGAAGCAATTAATAGATGTACTTATATGCCTGCTAAACGTCTAGGATTAGAGAATAAAGGAATTATTGATGTTGGAGCTGATGCAGATATTTTAATATTCGACCCTGACTTAATAGAAGATAAATCTATGTATCCTTGTTTTGGGCCTACAGATTTAAGACCAGAAGGTATTGAATATGTTTTTATAAATGGAGTTATAACGGTAAAGGGAAAAGAAGTTTTAGATGTCAATGCAGGAAATGTTATTAAAGATAAATGTGAATTTTGGAAATGGGATTAA
- a CDS encoding amidohydrolase family protein, which yields MKYDFVINNGTIIDPKRRKSTVANLGILNGKISAITRESIEGTFELDVTGKIVCPGIIDIHAHVEGNLECAKVMAAMGVTTVYNGNCGMSPKDIKEFYDKYKYFLINQVEQIGHTTLREQAGVNDRYRPSTEEEIKIMKANIEEAFDFGVSGLSFGLEYVPGSSETEVLELAKIAARYGKLISIHTRSDCYGGLITLREAIDIARKTGAAINISHLVYQFGMGMADEALHMIDEALKEGLDISVDSGLYSGFATSIGSAVFDEGCIEKWGCDYSSLIAGTGKYRGQRLSKEIYEELRCNYPEATVIGMVGKEREVFEILDKPYMMVSTDAGTNV from the coding sequence ATGAAATATGATTTTGTTATAAATAATGGTACCATAATAGATCCAAAACGTAGAAAAAGTACTGTAGCCAATCTCGGAATTTTAAATGGAAAAATAAGTGCTATAACAAGAGAAAGTATAGAGGGTACCTTTGAATTAGATGTTACAGGAAAAATTGTATGCCCAGGAATTATAGACATTCATGCTCATGTTGAAGGAAATTTAGAATGTGCAAAAGTCATGGCAGCAATGGGAGTTACTACAGTTTATAATGGTAACTGCGGAATGTCTCCAAAAGATATCAAGGAGTTTTATGATAAATATAAATATTTTCTAATTAATCAAGTGGAACAAATTGGACATACGACTTTAAGAGAGCAGGCTGGGGTTAATGATAGATATAGACCATCAACTGAGGAAGAAATAAAAATAATGAAGGCTAATATTGAAGAAGCATTTGATTTTGGTGTTAGCGGGTTATCTTTTGGACTTGAATATGTACCAGGAAGTTCTGAAACGGAAGTTTTAGAATTAGCAAAAATAGCAGCAAGATATGGTAAACTCATATCAATTCATACAAGGTCAGATTGTTATGGAGGCCTTATAACCTTGAGAGAAGCTATTGATATAGCAAGAAAGACAGGAGCTGCTATAAATATTTCACACTTGGTATATCAATTTGGAATGGGAATGGCAGATGAAGCTTTGCATATGATTGATGAGGCTTTGAAGGAAGGTCTAGACATATCAGTTGATAGTGGTTTATATAGTGGATTTGCAACATCTATTGGAAGTGCAGTTTTTGATGAAGGTTGTATAGAAAAATGGGGCTGTGACTATAGCAGTTTAATTGCAGGAACAGGAAAATACAGAGGACAAAGATTATCAAAAGAAATATATGAGGAACTTAGATGTAATTACCCAGAAGCTACGGTAATAGGTATGGTAGGAAAAGAACGTGAGGTTTTTGAAATTCTAGATAAGCCATATATGATGGTGTCTACAGATGCAGGCACCAATGTATGA
- a CDS encoding ABC transporter permease produces MVKAKKKRISGVLKNVYIGLVFLFLYLPIFYVIVFSFNTSKLNIVFENFTLQWYGSFFKNRALMDSLANTLIIGAASTAVSTVIGTIGAIGLNKYRFKGRGIIDKLLYIPIVIPEVVLGIALLSIYSALSIPLGLISLILSHITFSIPFVVITVRARLAGFDKFLEEAAMDLGANRIVTFWKVTLPLIMPGVLSGAMLAFSLSIDDVVISFFTTGPGSMTLPLKIFSMVKTGVTPEVNALSTVIMVITIAIIAVNTAFQVKRLKSKG; encoded by the coding sequence ATGGTAAAAGCAAAGAAGAAAAGAATATCTGGAGTATTAAAAAATGTCTATATTGGTCTTGTTTTTTTATTTTTATATCTTCCTATTTTCTATGTAATAGTTTTTTCATTTAATACCTCAAAGTTGAATATTGTTTTCGAAAATTTCACCCTTCAATGGTATGGAAGTTTCTTTAAAAATAGAGCTTTAATGGATTCCCTTGCAAACACGTTAATTATTGGAGCTGCAAGTACAGCTGTATCAACTGTTATAGGAACTATTGGTGCTATTGGATTAAATAAATATAGATTTAAAGGAAGAGGAATAATAGATAAGTTATTATATATTCCTATAGTAATACCAGAGGTAGTTTTGGGAATTGCATTACTTTCTATATATTCTGCATTAAGTATTCCTTTAGGGCTTATAAGTTTAATCTTATCTCATATTACTTTTAGCATACCGTTTGTAGTAATAACAGTTAGAGCAAGACTTGCTGGCTTTGATAAATTTTTAGAAGAAGCGGCCATGGATTTAGGAGCAAATCGTATCGTAACTTTTTGGAAAGTTACTCTTCCACTCATAATGCCAGGAGTTCTATCAGGGGCGATGTTAGCTTTTTCATTATCTATTGACGATGTTGTAATCAGCTTTTTCACAACAGGACCAGGAAGTATGACTCTTCCCCTTAAGATTTTTTCAATGGTAAAGACAGGAGTAACTCCAGAAGTAAATGCTTTGTCTACGGTAATAATGGTTATTACTATCGCGATCATTGCTGTGAATACTGCATTTCAAGTTAAAAGACTAAAATCTAAAGGATAA
- a CDS encoding ABC transporter permease, protein MNHKKKINLPLVTTVGPVSAWMILLVAIPFIYVFVMSFMLKDPNGGVKIGFTLNNFKQVFDPLYLKVFGESLLISIFTTIICILVAYPFTYFIAQKTTIKKTVFMAMVIVPFLVSSLIRLFGWINILRKDGILNSLLLKLGLIHQPLELVYNTTGVMIGLVYMLLPFMILPLYSSIEKLDKSLLEACSDLGAKPAAAFCRVTLPLTMPGIFAGSILVFIPSLGYFFVTDILGGSKTQVIGNIIRNQFITARNWPLGSAISIFLIIITLILVWLYQKSGGSMDDLGGM, encoded by the coding sequence ATGAATCATAAAAAGAAGATAAATTTACCGCTTGTTACTACAGTAGGGCCAGTTTCAGCATGGATGATTTTACTTGTAGCTATCCCATTTATTTATGTTTTTGTTATGAGCTTCATGCTTAAAGATCCAAATGGTGGAGTTAAAATCGGATTTACACTAAATAATTTTAAACAGGTATTTGATCCGCTTTATTTAAAGGTATTTGGAGAATCACTTTTGATTTCAATTTTTACAACTATAATATGCATATTGGTTGCTTATCCATTCACTTATTTTATAGCTCAAAAGACAACTATAAAAAAGACTGTATTTATGGCAATGGTAATAGTACCGTTTTTAGTAAGCTCTTTAATAAGGCTTTTTGGATGGATTAATATACTTCGTAAAGATGGCATTCTCAATTCACTGTTATTAAAATTAGGATTAATTCATCAGCCTCTTGAGTTAGTATACAATACTACAGGAGTTATGATTGGTCTAGTATACATGTTATTGCCATTTATGATTTTGCCTTTATACAGTTCAATTGAAAAATTAGATAAGTCTTTGTTAGAAGCTTGCAGTGACTTAGGAGCTAAGCCAGCAGCTGCATTTTGCAGAGTAACATTACCACTTACAATGCCTGGAATATTTGCAGGAAGCATCTTAGTTTTTATTCCATCTCTAGGATATTTCTTTGTTACAGATATACTTGGAGGCAGCAAGACTCAAGTAATTGGAAACATTATTAGAAATCAATTTATAACTGCAAGAAACTGGCCTCTAGGTTCTGCTATTTCAATCTTTTTAATAATAATTACATTGATTCTCGTATGGCTGTATCAAAAATCAGGTGGTAGTATGGATGATTTAGGAGGGATGTAA
- a CDS encoding ABC transporter ATP-binding protein: MSEVIVKIDNINKKYGDNYVVKDLAIDIRKGEFLTMLGPSGCGKTTTLRMIAGFETPTSGNIYIEGEEIQNTEAYDREVNTVFQNYALFPHMTIYDNLAFGLSIKKVKKKEIKERVIEMLELVQLVGFENRKPDQLSGGQKQRVAIGRALINRPKVLLLDEPLGALDLKLRKQMQFELKRLQRKLGITFIYVTHDQEEALTMSDRIAIMSSGNLEQIGTPKEIYEKPKSKFVANFIGESNLFYGVAKKKEDNVLEVKVESGNVSTIGSQINDNEIIYVLVRPENIKLSKAPIDGFTLVGKVKEHVYIGNVNKTIILLPTGMEVKMNTNPKIELMSVDSEVYIYWKKEDAVVIKSPSQEVFSVIDNPVFTAENQLK, encoded by the coding sequence ATGTCTGAGGTTATCGTAAAAATAGATAATATAAATAAAAAATATGGAGATAATTATGTAGTTAAAGACTTAGCTATTGATATAAGAAAAGGTGAATTTTTAACTATGCTTGGACCTTCAGGTTGTGGTAAAACTACTACTTTAAGAATGATAGCTGGTTTTGAAACACCTACAAGCGGAAATATTTATATAGAAGGTGAGGAAATTCAAAATACAGAGGCCTATGATCGTGAAGTAAATACAGTTTTTCAAAACTATGCATTATTTCCTCATATGACTATTTATGATAACTTAGCGTTTGGGTTATCTATAAAGAAGGTAAAGAAGAAAGAAATAAAAGAGCGTGTTATAGAAATGCTTGAATTAGTACAATTGGTTGGTTTTGAAAATAGAAAGCCTGATCAATTATCAGGTGGGCAAAAGCAAAGAGTTGCTATAGGAAGAGCTCTTATAAACAGACCTAAGGTTTTGCTATTAGATGAACCTTTAGGAGCTTTGGATTTAAAGCTAAGGAAACAGATGCAGTTTGAATTAAAGAGGCTTCAAAGAAAATTAGGAATTACCTTTATTTATGTAACACATGATCAGGAAGAAGCACTTACTATGAGCGATAGAATTGCAATTATGAGTAGTGGAAATCTTGAACAGATAGGAACTCCAAAAGAAATATATGAAAAACCAAAATCTAAATTTGTAGCAAACTTTATTGGAGAATCGAACTTATTTTATGGAGTTGCAAAAAAGAAAGAAGATAATGTACTAGAGGTAAAGGTAGAGAGCGGCAATGTAAGTACCATAGGTTCACAAATAAATGATAATGAAATAATTTATGTGCTAGTAAGACCAGAAAATATTAAATTATCTAAAGCACCAATTGATGGCTTTACCCTTGTTGGAAAGGTGAAAGAACATGTTTATATTGGCAATGTAAATAAGACAATCATTTTGCTTCCTACAGGAATGGAAGTGAAGATGAACACCAATCCCAAAATAGAGCTGATGTCAGTAGATTCAGAGGTATATATTTATTGGAAAAAAGAAGATGCAGTTGTAATTAAGTCTCCAAGTCAGGAAGTTTTTAGTGTTATAGATAATCCTGTATTTACAGCAGAGAATCAATTAAAGTAA